The region GAAATCGAATACAGCAAAATCAGTTCTTGGTCTTGTGATGATGGCTTGCTTGTCGTCGCCGCTGTGGGCTCAGGAGAACAAGCCTCAAAACCCTCGGCCGAAGATTGGCGCGTTCGGCAGCGATTCGCCCGAACGAGGCACGACCCGTGTGGGCTACTGGAACAACGAGAAGAACATGGGCGCCGGCCAATTTGCGATCGACTACGGCCGGCCGGTCTGGCGCAAAGAGTACGAAGACACCGCAAAGTTCGACGCGATGACCAAGGGCAAAGTCTATCGGCTCGGGAGCAACTTCTGGACGACGCTTGACACGGATATGCCGCTGACGATTGCCGGCAAGACCATTCCGGCGGGGCTGTGGTATCTGGGCCTGCACCGGTCGGACGACGGAGCGACGTGGAGTCTGGTGTTCATCGACCCGGCCAAGGCTCGCGCCGCGCACGTGGATGCCTCGGAGATCGAGCGAGCGCCGATCGCTTACAAGGCGCCGATGACCGTCGAGCAAGCGGGTGAGGCCAAAGACAAACTGACGATCGATCTGGTTTTCCAGCGAGGAAATCTAAAGGATGTGACGCTGAAAATCGCGTGGGGCAAGATCCAGTTGAGCGCCCCGATTCAAGTACCGATCTCGGCGAGTTGAGATCTAAACACAAGGCCTCGAAGCGCAGACGAGGTCAGACGATTGTGTGAAAACTCCGGAAATACCCCCAACTTCAGTTGGGGGCCTTTCGACTTTTCACCGAGTTTACCCGATCTGTCGTTCCCGAACTTGCTCAACGTCGATACTCTGAACCTCGCCTTTGCCTGCCGTATAAACGGCTATTACATCGAGGCTAAGGTCGCTCTCAATAACCAAAAACCCTTCGACTCCATGGATCGCGTGGATCCCAAAGTTGCCTATTGCGCTGCAGTCCACCTTAGCTGCCCCATCAGGCTCCAACTTGCTCTTCTTGAAGCCGGATATCGGTCCACCAGCCACAGCGATCTTCATGCGCAAGCTAGCTGTCTCCTTGTTTGGGTTGTGTAGGTTGACAACTGTTTGATACGAGCCTGGAAGCAGAGAGGTAGTCGTTTGAGACGTCCCAGGGATATTCGCGGTACATAGAAACTTCGCTGCATACTGAAACCTTTGAGCCATTGTCGTTCTCCTTTACCTGACTTTTTATCAATCCGACATCTTCTGACGGACTGCGATAGTCCCACATGCTAATAGACGAAATGAATTCACCGAGTTATGCAAAGATTCGAACTATTCATTGTTTGCTGAAAGTGTCGACCCCGGGTGCAACGATAAGACCCGCGTTTGTGGCGCCGTTACCACTCGGTAAACGAGGCCAGAGCAGGCGGCCGGCTTTGGACTGTTGCCTCCGGAACAAATCTCAGACAGCAAGTGTCTAAGCAAGTTGGAAAAGCTCATCTCACTTGTCAGCAATTATCGAATCCGGTACATCTGCAGAGTGCTCGCAACTTGAAAGCGCCCTGCAAGCTCAAGCCGCTGTGCATCACACTCCTCGTCTTATGCCCGGTGCTCCTGGCGCGAGCGCAAACCGAGTCATCCGATGAGGGTCGCCGAGGAAATCGCCGGTTGCACAAGCACCAAAACCTGGAATAGGCGCGGCGCAGAGTTTGCGACCGGCTATGTTGAAGCTACTCGCGGGCGAGCGTTTACCGGCATCGATTCCACCGTCTTTATGTAATGCTATCCAAGGATTACATCCTTAACGCGAAGGCTCTCTAACACTGTTGCTCGCAATCGCTCATACGCAGCCTGGGTTCTTTCCCAAGCCGCGTGTTCTTCACTATCGGCAAGGGGATTCTTTCCGGCAGCTCTGCGGACAGCTTCGTCGATGTCCGTCAATAACGTGTTGAGGAACTGGTCAATGGCATTGTTAACGGTAATTGACAGATACAGATTATTCTCCCTCCTTGTATTCTCCATATCTTGGAGGGGTTCTATGACCTCATCATAGGTCATCCCCCAGCTACCCCCTGAGGATCCAGAACTCGGATAGAGTTGCTTCGCTTTGTTTCTACTATCGGCTAGCCTCATACGCTATGATAGGTCTTCACTAGAAGGGCGGCCAGGTTTAGTGAGATAAATTTCAAGACATTTATCTCGTGCTGTCTTTGCTGACCTTAAGAGAGTCTCATATGCGGTTAGGCGATTCTCAAAAAGACTCTTTTGATAATCTCCAATCAATTGATGGTTTTGTAGCTGGAGGCTAAAGAAATAAGCGACTCCGGCAAGAACAAGGCCCAAGACCAATTTGTCTAATGCCAAGAGAATCAGTTTGTCACGCATAGATTCCGGTTGTTCAGTGCTCTTGCCAGTCATCCAAACTCTCCTTTCTGCGGTCATCGCGTTATTCGGCTGCATTAATTACGGCTCTGCGACCCTTTAGTAGCCTTTGAACTCCCCATCATTTTGGCGGTTGCGGCTTGCCGCCGGCGGCGTTCGCTTCTTTCCAAAGCTGCGGATAATCGGTGAACCCGCCGTCTATGCCGTATCCGACGAAGAGCTGAATGTCCGCGATGATGTTTGCGCGAACGGTCGAGCCGTTTGGCTGAGCTTCGTTCAAAGGCCGCCGGGCATTCGCAGAGGTCGAGCCGCGAAACGTGTATGGGTGAACCAGCAATCCAGCCTTGTGAAACGTCGCGACATCAGCGGCGCTCTTGAGCAGGCTCTTGCTCGGGCCTGCTCCGCTAGCGTAGCCGGCGATCTCGGCGGCGAGCGCGCGCGTGACTCTTGCTGAGTCGTCCTTACGTCCCTCGTCTTCCATAGGGAGAAGCTGGACGCGAGCGTAGCCGGGGGCAACCTCCAGCATTCGAAGCAAGCCTTCCTTATAAAACGACTGGATGAATATGCGCTCGCGCTGGCCTGGCTCATCGAAGCCATTCGCTTTCAGGATCGCCGCCAGCTTCTCGGCGGAATCAAAGCCGAGCGACTTGTAATACGGAAAGTGCTTCAGCTCGATATAGAGTCCCGCGCGCTTCCCGATTAGCTTGATCGCCTCGATCATCGTGGGGATTCGCTGGGCGACATAAGCCGGGCTTGCCGCAAACGGGTTCGCGCGGTTGAACCAAGACCCCGCATCGAGCCGCTTAATCTCGGCAAGCGTGAAATCGACTGTATACCACCCTCGCTTCGGCGTGCCGGTCTCGAAAGCATCACGCAGTGTCGCGCGGCCCGGGAAGATCTTCGCGACGTTGGTTGTACGCTCGAGGTCGGCATCGTGAAGGCAGATCAGCACGCCGTCCTTCGTGAGCTGCAAGTCTTGCTCGACGAAGTCAGCTCCTTGCGCAATCGCCAACTCGTATCCAGCAAGGGTGTGCTCAGGCGCGTAGCCCGAGGCTCCACGATGCGCGACGAGCAGCGGCTTCTTTGAGGAAGAAGGCGCTTGGGCAGTCATTCCGGTTAGCGACGCGTGCACCGCAAACAGCAGCGTTAGCGCCGCGACGCATGGCGCAAACACCTTGTGGGCACGGGAACGATTTGTC is a window of Acidobacteriota bacterium DNA encoding:
- a CDS encoding DUF2911 domain-containing protein gives rise to the protein MKSNTAKSVLGLVMMACLSSPLWAQENKPQNPRPKIGAFGSDSPERGTTRVGYWNNEKNMGAGQFAIDYGRPVWRKEYEDTAKFDAMTKGKVYRLGSNFWTTLDTDMPLTIAGKTIPAGLWYLGLHRSDDGATWSLVFIDPAKARAAHVDASEIERAPIAYKAPMTVEQAGEAKDKLTIDLVFQRGNLKDVTLKIAWGKIQLSAPIQVPISAS
- a CDS encoding glycerophosphodiester phosphodiesterase family protein, yielding MTNRSRAHKVFAPCVAALTLLFAVHASLTGMTAQAPSSSKKPLLVAHRGASGYAPEHTLAGYELAIAQGADFVEQDLQLTKDGVLICLHDADLERTTNVAKIFPGRATLRDAFETGTPKRGWYTVDFTLAEIKRLDAGSWFNRANPFAASPAYVAQRIPTMIEAIKLIGKRAGLYIELKHFPYYKSLGFDSAEKLAAILKANGFDEPGQRERIFIQSFYKEGLLRMLEVAPGYARVQLLPMEDEGRKDDSARVTRALAAEIAGYASGAGPSKSLLKSAADVATFHKAGLLVHPYTFRGSTSANARRPLNEAQPNGSTVRANIIADIQLFVGYGIDGGFTDYPQLWKEANAAGGKPQPPK